The region TCTTCCGCCCGACGTCGATTTCGGTGACAGCGATTACAACTACCATGGGCATTTGCACTCGCTAAACGTCGATCCGCACCCGTCGTACTACCGAAGCTATGCCGGCGGTTTGGCTGAGAAGCTCTCCCGCCGCGCCGCAGCGGTGAACGGAGTCGACGATGCCCGCGCGGTTGTGTATGGCGATCAGGCGCTCATCGCGATTGCCACAGACGACCGTCATCCCGAGCAACTTGAGAAGCGTGTCGAGCAAGCGGTCGCTCCGTACGCGGACGGCAAGCGGGTGCGCGTCACCTCGAATCCGAGCATGTACCAACGCATCCGCACGATTGACAATGCGCTTCGACGCGGGACTCCAATCAATATGGAAGAAATCCGCCGTGATTTGCGCACCATTTTTATCGATGGCACGATTCAAGAACGGCCGGAAAACACTCGGTGACAAACGAAAAAGGCGTCCCAAAAAAAGCGGGGCGCCTTTTTTCATGGCTGCTCCTTCGCTGGAGCTTGGCTGACAATTTCCGCGTTTTTTGCTATAGTAATAGTCGGAACATTCCGTTGCGATGAGAGGAGAACTGTCGATGGCTGGACATTCGAAGTGGAAAAATATCCAACGGCGGAAAAATGCTCAAGATGCCAAACGCGGCAAACTGTTCATGAAACTGGCGAAGGAAATTTATGTGGCCGCCAAAAGCGGCGGAGGCGATCCAGCGTCCAATCCGAGCCTGCGCCTTGTCATTGAGAAGGCGAAAGCGGCCAACATGCCGAGCGAAAACATTGAACGGGCGATTAAAAAAGCAACTGGAACCCAAGAACATACCAACTATGAGGAAATTCGCTACGAAGGATATGGACCAGGCGGCGTTGCTGTCATGGTCGTTTGCCTGACGGATAATAAAAACCGCACCGCTGCCAACGTGCGTGCGGCGTTTTCGAAAAACGGCGGCAATTTAGGGGAAACGGGCTGCGTCTCCTATTTGTTCGAGCGCAAAGGGCTGCTCGTGATTGATCGCGAACAGCACAACGTTGATGAGGATGAATTGCTGCTTTTGGCCATTGAAGCGGGCGCCGAGGAGATGGAAACAACGGACGAATCGTTCGAAATTTATACAGCGCCCGAATCGTTTGAAACGGTGAAAGACGAGCTGGAACAGCAAGGATTCACGTTTGCCAGCGCGGAAATTACGATGATTCCGCAAACGTATACGACGCTTGAGGGCGACGATTTGAAAAAAATGCTGAAGTTGATCGATACGCTTGAAGATGATGATGACGTCCAAGAAGTGCACCATAATTTGGACGAATCGGTGCTTGAGGAGTAGCGACGTCCGTCGGCGAAGCCGGCGGATTTTTTGTACATACGTTCGAAGGTCGTGGAACATAATGGAATATGATGATCGAGCGCCGTTGGCTCGAATCCCCGCCCCACTTTTTGGACCGACGGCAGCTTGCCTTGCAAAAAAGTTGATGGAGCATGAATAAAATGGCGTCCGCTGGTGAAACTAGTGGCGTAAAGGAACCATCATCCGAGAAGAGAGGAACAAACGATGCGAATTCTTTCCCTCATGCTGTGGATCGCCGCCATCGCGCTGCCGGTTCATTCGGCATCCGCCGCGCCGGTCAAGATGACGATTGTGCTCGAGCGGCAATACTTGGACGGAGAGATGAGCGAAGAGAAAGTCATAGAAACAATCGATTCGATGACAGAAATATGGAAAAAATATCGCGATTGGCAACTTGTGACGCTTGATGACCAGACGATCGTGTTTCGCAAAACAATCAACGACATTTCACCGCTGTTAAAAACAAACGGCTACTTCGGAATTACGGACGATGGCACGTTGTCTATTTTCAACGGCAAGCCCGGCCGGTCGAGCAAAATCATTCAGTCGTTTTTCCAAATCGATGTGCAAAAGCTCGAAAGCCGCCAGCAGAAGAAGTTGAAGCAAGGAATTCGCGTCCTCTCGAAAGAACGGTATGAACAAGTGATCGAAATGTACCGCCATTTTGCGGTCGTTCAATAAGCCGAAATAAAGGCCCGTGGTGCAAAGCGCATCGCGGGATTTCTTTTTGCTATAATGGAATCATATGATACAATGAAAGGACGAAAAAAAGGAGAGGAGCATCCGTTGATCGAGTTCATCCGCGGGTATGTCGATTACGTTTGCCCGGAATATATCGTCATCGACCATAACGGCATCGGCTACGAGATCTTTACGCCGAACCCGTTTGCGTTTCAGGAAAGCCGTGAGGCGGCGGTGACCGTCTATACATACGAATATGTGCGTGAAGATGTGCGCGCCCTGTACGGGTTCCCAACGCGCGAGGAGCGCAACTTGTTCGCCAAGCTGCTGCAAGTGTCGGGCATCGGGCCGAAAGGCGGCCTCGCCATTTTGGCGGCCGGGCGTCCGGATGAACTGGCGCGGGCCATCGAGGAAGAAAACGAGGCGTTTTTATGCAAGTTTCCAGGCGTGGGCAAAAAGACGGCCCGACAAATGATTTTGGATTTAAAAGGGAAGCTCGGGTCGCTTGCGGCGCCGGCGGCTGCACGTTCGGCCGCACCGCTTTCCGGCGCGCTCGCCGAGGCGGTGGCGGCGCTCAAGGCGCTCGGCTACGCTGAACGGGAGATCGAGAAAATCATTCCGGCGCTCCGCGAAGAAGCGATGTCGACGGAACAGTATGTGAAGCGGGCGCTGGCGCTGCTGTTGAAATAACGGGCAGCTTTAGGGAGGGATGACCGTGGAGGAACGGCTTGTATCCGGCGCGGCTTTAGGGGAAGAGGCGGCGTTTGAGCCAAGCTTGCGCCCGCAATATTTGCATGAGTATATCGGGCAAGATAAGATCAAAGAAAACTTAAAAGTGTTCATTGAAGCGGCCAAGCTGCGCGAAGAGACGCTCGACCATGTGTTGCTGTATGGACCGCCGGGGCTTGGGAAAACGACGCTCGCCGTGATCATTGCCAATGAAATGGGCGTCAAGCTGCGCGCGACGTCCGGGCCGGCGCTCGAGCGGCCGGGAGATTTGGCGGCGCTTCTCGCTTCGCTTGAGCCGGGGGATGTGCTTTTTATTGATGAGATCCACCGGCTGCCGCGGGCGGTGGAAGAGGTGCTCTATCCGGCGATGGAAGATTATTGTTTGGATATCGCGATTGGCAAAGGGCCGGATGCGCGCACGCTCCGCCTCGACTTGCCGCCGTTTACGCTCGTCGGAGCGACGACGAGAGCCGGGGCGCTGTCGGCGCCGCTTCGCGACCGGTTTGGTGTCATCAGCCGGCTCGAATACTATCACATCGACCAACTGGCCCAAATCATTGAGCGGGCGGCAGCCATCTTGCAAATCGGCATCGAGCGCGAAGCGGCGTTTGAGCTTGCCCGTCGGGCGCGCGGCACGCCGCGCATCGCCAACCGTTTGCTCCGGCGCGTCCGCGATTTCGCGCAAGTGCGCGGAGATGGGGGGATTACGCTGCCGCTTGCTGTCGAGGCGCTCGAGCGGCTGCAAGTCGACCGGCTCGGGCTCGACCAGATCGACCATAAGCTGCTTTCAGCGATGATTGAAAAATTCGCCGGAGGCCCGGTCGGGCTCGAAACGCTGGCGGCCGTCATCGGCGAAGAAGCACAAACGATTGAAGAAGTATATGAGCCGTACTTGATGCAGATCGGTCTCTTGCAGCGTACGCCGCGCGGGCGCGTGGTGACGCCGGCGGCGTATGCGCATTTCGGAATGGAGGTGCCGAAGCGGTGAACAGTCTGCCGAAGTTGATCATGACGATCGGCGTTGTGCTCATTATTGTCGGGTTTGTTATGCAGTTTGTCAAACTCGGCCGCTTGCCTGGGGATATTGTAATCCGCAAAGGGAATATGACGTTTTATTTTCCCGTTGTGACATCCATCTTGCTGAGCGTTGTGTTATCGTTGATTTTTTACGTGCTCGGACGATTTCGCTGAAGGAAGGAGAACTGCATGAAAGTCGATTTGTTTGATTTTCGTTTGCCGGAAGAGTTGATTGCGCAAACGCCGCTTCCAGACCGGGCGGCATCAAGGCTCATGGTGCTCGATAAACGAACGGGCGCCATTCGCCATGAAATGTTTCGCAACATTATTTCGTACTTGAATCCGGGCGACTGCCTCGTTTTAAACGATACGCGCGTCATGCCGGCGCGGCTTTACGGCGAAAAAGAGGAAACGGGCGGAACGGTCGAAGTGCTGCTGTTAAAGCAATTGGACGGTGACCGTTGGGAGACGCTCGTCAAGCCGGGAAAACGAGTCAAGCCAGGAACGAAACTCACCTTTGGCGAGGGGAAGCTTGAAGCCGTCTGCCTCGATACGCTGGAACACGGCGGGCGAGTGCTTGAGTTTTCGTATGACGGCCTGTTTTATGAAGTGTTGGCCGAACTTGGAGAGATGCCGCTGCCCCCGTACATTAAAGAAAAGCTTGACGACCCGGAACGGTATCAGACGGTGTACGCCCGTGAAATTGGTTCGGCGGCGGCGCCGACCGCCGGTTTGCATTTCACCGAAGAGCTGCTTGACGCCATTCGTGAAAAAGGGGTGCATATCGTCTTCATCACCCTTCATGTCGGGCTTGGCACATTTCGGCCGGTGCAAGTGGACGAAGTCGAGAAGCACGATATGCACGCCGAGTTTTACCAAATGAGCGAGGAAACGGCCGAGACGTTAAACCGCGTTCGGGAGCAGGGCGGCCGCATCATCGCCGTCGGCACGACGTCGACACGGACGCTCGAGACGATCGCGGGCAAACATAACGGCCGATTTGCTGCAGAAAGCGGCTGGACCGACATTTTCATCTATCCGGGCTATGAGTTCAAAGGGATTGATGGGCTGGTGACGAACTTCCACCTGCCGAAATCGACGCTCATCATGCTCGTGAGTGCGCTCGCCGGGCGCGAAAATATTTTGCACGCGTATGAAGTGGCGGTGAAAGAGCGGTATCGCTTTTTCAGCTTCGGCGATGCGATGCTCATCATTTGAGAAAGGAGACGAGCACGTTGACGACACCGATTCGCTTTGAACTGATTAAAACGTGCCGGCAGACGGGCGCGCGCCTCGGCATCCTCCATACGCCGCACGGCTCGTTTGAAACGCCGATGTTTATGCCGGTTGGGACGCTCGCCACGGTCAAGACGCTGTCGCCGGAAGAGCTGAAACAAATGGGGGCCGGCGTCATTTTAAGCAACACGTATCATCTTTGGCTGCGCCCCGGGCATGACATTGTCGCGGAAGCGGGCGGGCTGCATGCGTTTATGAATTGGGATCGCGGCATTTTGACCGACTCCGGCGGCTTTCAAGTGTTTAGCTTAAGCGAATTCCGCCGCATCGAGGAAGAAGGCGTCTATTTCCGCAACCATTTAAACGGCGATAAGCTGTTTTTATCGCCGGAAAAAGCAGTCGAAATTCAAAATGCGCTTGGCGCCGACATCATCATGGCGTTTGATGAGTGCCCGCCGTATCCGGCGACGTATGAATACATGAAACAGTCCATCGAGCGGACGAGCCGTTGGGCCGAACGATGCCTGAAAGCGCACCGTCGCCCGAATGAGCAAGGGCTGTTTGGCATCGTCCAAGGCGGCGAGTATGAGGAGTTGCGCCGGCAGAGCGCTCGCGATTTAGTGTCGCTCGATTTCCCGGGCTATGCGGTCGGCGGGCTGTCGGTCGGCGAGCCGAAAGACGTCATGAACCGGGTGCTTGAGTTTACGACGCCGCTTCTGCCGGCGGACAAGCCCCGCTATTTAATGGGCGTCGGTTCGCCGGATTCGCTCATTGACGGGGCGATCCGCGGCATCGACATGTTCGACTGCGTCTTGCCGACGCGCATCGGCCGCAACGGGACGGTGATGACGAGCGAAGGGCGGGTCGTCATTAAAAACGCCCAGTACGCCCGCGATTTTTCGCCGCTTGACCCGAACTGCGACTGCTACACGTGCCGGAACTATACGCGCGCGTACATCCGCCATCTCATCAAATGCGATGAAACATTTGGCATTCGCCTCACGTCTTACCATAACGTCTATTTTTTGATAAAATTGATGGAGCAGGTGAGACAAGCGATCCGCGAAGATCGACTCGCCGATTTCCGCGAGGAATTTTTCGAACGCTACGGCTTCAACAAGCCGAACGCGAAAAACTTTTAACGGCTGGAAAGGAGGGGGATTGCATGAACGCAACGATCGCCAACTTGCTGCCGATCGTGCTGTTTTTCATTATTTTCTACTTTTTGCTCATCCGTCCGCAGCAAAAACGGCAGCGCGCCATCCAGCAAATGCAGGCGAATTTGAAAAAAGGCGATAAAATCATCACGATCGGTGGATTGCACGGCATCATCGACTCGGTCGATGAGGACAAAATCATCGTTCGCGCCGGCGACGGCACGCGGCTGACGTTCGACCGCTCCGCGGTGAGAGAAGTGGTGGCGGAAAGCAAGGTGTAGCGAAAGCGCGGCCATCGGCGTCTAAGCTTGAGCGCCGATTTGAACGGCGGTGCGAAAAGCGCGAGCGAGACGCAATCTCGTTTCTTACCATCGCGCTCTCCATCACAAAAGGTGTCCCGTTTGCTTTGAGGACACCTTTTGCTTTTGCGCTGGTTTGTCGTTTTTACGTCCGTTCATAGCGCGACGATGACAAATTGACCCCGACGATGCCGCCTAAGGAAGCGGCGGCGAAAAAGGTCAGGTGGTACAGCCATTGTTCGACGGTAAACGATTTTTCCATGCCAAGAAATTGAAACAAAAAGATGATCGCCGTAAATAAGAGGCCGGTCAGCCCGCCGGCGAGCCATCCTTTTTCTTGGCTTTTTCCCCCGGCGACAACGCCGCCGATAAACAGCGAGACAACCGAGGCGGCAAACACGATCCAGGTGAGCGACGATTCGTGAATGTCCGTCCATTTGAGCAACAACGAAAAAATGAAGCTGACGAGCGCCGCCAACACAAAAATGGTGGCGATTCCATACACCAGTGCACTGCCAAGCCGTGACACCGCGATCCCTCCTTGGCCCAAACGCTTTTTACCACAATATATTCACCGCCGGACAGGTTTAGACGTTTATTTACGCTTGTTTTTGCCGGCCAGCCAGTGCAGCCCCGGAAGGTAGACGAGCTCTTCGCGCCGGATGAGCCGGAACAGAACGAGGCAGGCGGCATATAGGACGGCTGTCGCGGCTATGGCAAGCAGCGTCCAAAGCGGTGCGGGCACGGCCAAAAGCGGATGGCGGGAGAGCGCATAGCCGATTGCGCCCGCGGCGATGATGGCGCTAAGCGCTTTGATGTACTCGCGCGCATCGATGGAAAAAGACACCGCCTTGACGACCGTGGCAAAGTGAAGCAACGTCACAAGAACGGTGCTGACTGCAGTCGCCAGCGCCGCGCCCATAATGCCTAAACTTGGACGGGAAGCAAGGACGAAGATGCACACGAGCTTCACCACTGCTCCGATCAAGCTGTTCGTCATGGCGGCGTTCGCCAAGTCCAGTCCTTGCAAGACCGCCTGCAGCGGGCCTTGGAAATAATACAATAAGAAAAAAGGCGCCATCACTTGAATAAAGATCGCGGCTTCACCTGTGCCGTACATCCAGCGCATGAGCGGCTCGGCGAACAAGTAAAGAACGACGGTGGAAAGGCCGCCGGTGACAAGCGACAAGCGCATCGCCTGGGCGATTCGGTATTCGACCAAAAGCAGCTTGCGTTGCGCCATTGCTTCGCTGATGGCCGGCACCAGGGCGGTCGAAAGCGCGTACGTAATAAACGACGGCAACGTCAGCAATGGCAACGCGTAGCCGACAAGCTGTCCGTATTGCCTCGTGGCAGTGGAGGCGGCGATGCCGGCCAATGCCAAGCTGTTGGCGACGACGATTGGTTCAAAAAACCAAGAAAGTGAGCCGATCAAACGGCCGCCGGTTGTCGGCAGGGCGATGCGCATGAGGCGGACGAACGTCTCTTTGCCGGCTTGGACGTAGTGAAAAAACTTTGTCCGCAGACGAATCGATTTTTTAACCTTAAATAGAAACAGCAAATACAATAATGCTGCCAGCTCGCCGAGAACAGAAGACGCCATGGCGCCGGCGGCGGCATACTCGACGCCGTACGGCAAAAGCGGCTGTGTGCATAAGGCGATCAAGCTGATGCGGACGATTTGTTCCATCAAGAGCGAGTAGGCGTACGGTTTCATTTGCTGGCGTCCTTGAAAGTAGCCGCGCAGCACCGAAGAGATGGCGACGATCGGCACAATTGGAGCGATGGCAAGAAGCGGATAGTACGTGCGCGGGTCGGTGAACATCGTCCGGGAGAGCCATGGCGCAGCTGCGATCAACGCCGGCAGAAGCACGATGCTTAAGGTGCCGGTGGTGGTGAGCGACACGACGAGGATTTTTTTGACCTGCTGCCGGTCGCCGGCCGCCTCTGCTTCGGCGACGAGTTTGGAAATGGCGACCGGCAGCCCGATCTGCGTCGCTGTAATCGCCAAAACGAGCGTCGGCACGGCCATCATGTACAGCCCGACTCCTTCATCGCCGATCATGCGGGCGACGACGATTCGGTTGATGAAACCGAGAATTTTCGTAATAAAGCCAGCGGCGATTAAAATGACCGTACCTTGTAAAAATTTAGACATTTTCTCT is a window of Geobacillus kaustophilus DNA encoding:
- a CDS encoding YhcN/YlaJ family sporulation lipoprotein — protein: MRYAVRWIGALSVAGLLASCTNYRANEEGAQRYHDAARPIGFYSTERGDDFRYGRYGTNALNYDNRYIWARRGPVTDYLADGGRLGGPAATRFDTDVPALPPDVDFGDSDYNYHGHLHSLNVDPHPSYYRSYAGGLAEKLSRRAAAVNGVDDARAVVYGDQALIAIATDDRHPEQLEKRVEQAVAPYADGKRVRVTSNPSMYQRIRTIDNALRRGTPINMEEIRRDLRTIFIDGTIQERPENTR
- a CDS encoding YebC/PmpR family DNA-binding transcriptional regulator, with protein sequence MAGHSKWKNIQRRKNAQDAKRGKLFMKLAKEIYVAAKSGGGDPASNPSLRLVIEKAKAANMPSENIERAIKKATGTQEHTNYEEIRYEGYGPGGVAVMVVCLTDNKNRTAANVRAAFSKNGGNLGETGCVSYLFERKGLLVIDREQHNVDEDELLLLAIEAGAEEMETTDESFEIYTAPESFETVKDELEQQGFTFASAEITMIPQTYTTLEGDDLKKMLKLIDTLEDDDDVQEVHHNLDESVLEE
- a CDS encoding intercompartmental signaling factor BofC → MRILSLMLWIAAIALPVHSASAAPVKMTIVLERQYLDGEMSEEKVIETIDSMTEIWKKYRDWQLVTLDDQTIVFRKTINDISPLLKTNGYFGITDDGTLSIFNGKPGRSSKIIQSFFQIDVQKLESRQQKKLKQGIRVLSKERYEQVIEMYRHFAVVQ
- the ruvA gene encoding Holliday junction branch migration protein RuvA, which codes for MIEFIRGYVDYVCPEYIVIDHNGIGYEIFTPNPFAFQESREAAVTVYTYEYVREDVRALYGFPTREERNLFAKLLQVSGIGPKGGLAILAAGRPDELARAIEEENEAFLCKFPGVGKKTARQMILDLKGKLGSLAAPAAARSAAPLSGALAEAVAALKALGYAEREIEKIIPALREEAMSTEQYVKRALALLLK
- the ruvB gene encoding Holliday junction branch migration DNA helicase RuvB; the encoded protein is MEERLVSGAALGEEAAFEPSLRPQYLHEYIGQDKIKENLKVFIEAAKLREETLDHVLLYGPPGLGKTTLAVIIANEMGVKLRATSGPALERPGDLAALLASLEPGDVLFIDEIHRLPRAVEEVLYPAMEDYCLDIAIGKGPDARTLRLDLPPFTLVGATTRAGALSAPLRDRFGVISRLEYYHIDQLAQIIERAAAILQIGIEREAAFELARRARGTPRIANRLLRRVRDFAQVRGDGGITLPLAVEALERLQVDRLGLDQIDHKLLSAMIEKFAGGPVGLETLAAVIGEEAQTIEEVYEPYLMQIGLLQRTPRGRVVTPAAYAHFGMEVPKR
- a CDS encoding DUF2905 domain-containing protein, with product MNSLPKLIMTIGVVLIIVGFVMQFVKLGRLPGDIVIRKGNMTFYFPVVTSILLSVVLSLIFYVLGRFR
- the queA gene encoding tRNA preQ1(34) S-adenosylmethionine ribosyltransferase-isomerase QueA, translated to MKVDLFDFRLPEELIAQTPLPDRAASRLMVLDKRTGAIRHEMFRNIISYLNPGDCLVLNDTRVMPARLYGEKEETGGTVEVLLLKQLDGDRWETLVKPGKRVKPGTKLTFGEGKLEAVCLDTLEHGGRVLEFSYDGLFYEVLAELGEMPLPPYIKEKLDDPERYQTVYAREIGSAAAPTAGLHFTEELLDAIREKGVHIVFITLHVGLGTFRPVQVDEVEKHDMHAEFYQMSEETAETLNRVREQGGRIIAVGTTSTRTLETIAGKHNGRFAAESGWTDIFIYPGYEFKGIDGLVTNFHLPKSTLIMLVSALAGRENILHAYEVAVKERYRFFSFGDAMLII
- the tgt gene encoding tRNA guanosine(34) transglycosylase Tgt, which encodes MTTPIRFELIKTCRQTGARLGILHTPHGSFETPMFMPVGTLATVKTLSPEELKQMGAGVILSNTYHLWLRPGHDIVAEAGGLHAFMNWDRGILTDSGGFQVFSLSEFRRIEEEGVYFRNHLNGDKLFLSPEKAVEIQNALGADIIMAFDECPPYPATYEYMKQSIERTSRWAERCLKAHRRPNEQGLFGIVQGGEYEELRRQSARDLVSLDFPGYAVGGLSVGEPKDVMNRVLEFTTPLLPADKPRYLMGVGSPDSLIDGAIRGIDMFDCVLPTRIGRNGTVMTSEGRVVIKNAQYARDFSPLDPNCDCYTCRNYTRAYIRHLIKCDETFGIRLTSYHNVYFLIKLMEQVRQAIREDRLADFREEFFERYGFNKPNAKNF
- the yajC gene encoding preprotein translocase subunit YajC gives rise to the protein MNATIANLLPIVLFFIIFYFLLIRPQQKRQRAIQQMQANLKKGDKIITIGGLHGIIDSVDEDKIIVRAGDGTRLTFDRSAVREVVAESKV
- a CDS encoding TIGR04086 family membrane protein translates to MSRLGSALVYGIATIFVLAALVSFIFSLLLKWTDIHESSLTWIVFAASVVSLFIGGVVAGGKSQEKGWLAGGLTGLLFTAIIFLFQFLGMEKSFTVEQWLYHLTFFAAASLGGIVGVNLSSSRYERT
- the spoVB gene encoding stage V sporulation protein B, producing the protein MSKFLQGTVILIAAGFITKILGFINRIVVARMIGDEGVGLYMMAVPTLVLAITATQIGLPVAISKLVAEAEAAGDRQQVKKILVVSLTTTGTLSIVLLPALIAAAPWLSRTMFTDPRTYYPLLAIAPIVPIVAISSVLRGYFQGRQQMKPYAYSLLMEQIVRISLIALCTQPLLPYGVEYAAAGAMASSVLGELAALLYLLFLFKVKKSIRLRTKFFHYVQAGKETFVRLMRIALPTTGGRLIGSLSWFFEPIVVANSLALAGIAASTATRQYGQLVGYALPLLTLPSFITYALSTALVPAISEAMAQRKLLLVEYRIAQAMRLSLVTGGLSTVVLYLFAEPLMRWMYGTGEAAIFIQVMAPFFLLYYFQGPLQAVLQGLDLANAAMTNSLIGAVVKLVCIFVLASRPSLGIMGAALATAVSTVLVTLLHFATVVKAVSFSIDAREYIKALSAIIAAGAIGYALSRHPLLAVPAPLWTLLAIAATAVLYAACLVLFRLIRREELVYLPGLHWLAGKNKRK